CAGCACGCGGCGCAAACGCCGCAGGTGGGTGTCGTAGCGCCGCGTGGCGAGATAATCCACCAGCGCCATCTGCATCGGCGAGCTGGTGGAGAGCGTGCTCATCAACTGGAGCTGCTGGATGCGCTGCGCATGGCGCCCCGCCGCCACCCAGCCGATGCGAAACCCCGCCACCAGGCATTTGGAAAACGACGAACAGTGCAGCGTCAGTCCCTGGTCATCCCAGGCTTTCACTGGCAGCGGTTTCTCGCGCCCGTAATAAAGCTCGCTGTAGACATCATCTTCAATCAGCACCACGTTGTAGCGCGAAAGCAGCGCCATCAGCTGCTGCTTTTTCTGCGCGCTCAGCGTAAAGCCCAGTGGGTTCTGGGCGTTGCTCATCAGCCAGCAGGCTTTCACCGGATACTCCTGAAGCGCTTTTTCCAGCGCCGCGAGATCGATGCCGTTGACCGCGTCAGTGGCGACAGAGAGCGCCTTCAGCCGTAAGCGCTCCAGCGCCTGGAGCGCGCCGTAAAAACACGGGTTTTCAACAATCACCCAGTCGCCGGGCTCGGTCACCGCCTGGAGGCTCAGGTTTAATGCTTCGAGCGCGCCTGCGGTAATGACAATTTCATCCGGCGAGACGTTCATGCCCTGCATCGCGTATCGCCGGGCGATGGCGTGGCGCAGCGCCTCATTGCCCGGCGGCAGGTTTTCTATCACGCTCATGGCGTTGGCCGAGCGGCTGACGCTTGAGAGCGAGCGGTTAAGCTGCGCCAGCGGAAAGAGGCGCGGATCGGGAAACGCGGAGCCGAACGGCACCACGGCGGCGTCGGTGCTCGCCTGGAGCACGTCGAAAATATAGGTGTTGATGTCGACCTGCTCATCGCGCGTCACCTGTTCGAGCGCCTGCGGCGCGCGCGGCGTTGGCTTCGGGGCGACGTAGTAGCCGGATTGCGGGCGCGCCACGATAATCCCCTGGCTTTCCAGCGTCTGATAGGCGTGGCTCACGGTCATAAAGCTCATGCCGCTGCTGACCACCTGCTCGCGCAGCGATGGCAGCCGGTCGCCGGGGTGCCACACCCCGAGGGCAATCTGATCGGTTATCTGCTGAGCCAGCCGCTGGTATTTTTTCATCGCACCTCGCGGCATCCGGCCGCATTCACAAGGGGTTAACGCAGAGCGCGTATCATCGTGCCGTCTGGTTAGATCAGGCAAGCAAAATCGCAACTTTTTATTTAACTGTTATAGTCAAATAACGTTTTTCTGTTTCTGCACGTTCGTGCTGCCCCGGATTACCATGATCGCGGACAACGATATGTCATGAGGTTTGCATGTTTGGTTTAGATGCGTTTCATCTGGCAAGGATTCAGTTCGCCTTTACTGTCTCTTTCCACATTATTTTCCCCGCTATCACTATCGGTCTCGCCAGCTATCTGGCGGTGCTGGAAGGGCTGTGGGTGAAAACGAAAAATCCGGTATGGCGCTCGCTGTACCATTTCTGGTCGAAAATTTTCGCCGTTAACTTCGGGATGGGCGTGGTCTCAGGCCTGGTGATGGCCTATCAGTTCGGTACAAACTGGAGCGGCTTTTCACAGTTTGCGGGCAGTATTACCGGCCCGCTGCTGACCTACGAAGTGCTGACCGCCTTCTTCCTGGAAGCCGGTTTCCTCGGCGTAATGCTGTTTGGCTGGAACAAAGTCGGCCCCGGCCTGCACTTTTTCTCCACCTGCATGGTGGCGCTCGGCACGCTGATTTCGACCTTCTGGATCCTGGCCTCTAACAGCTGGATGCACACGCCGCAGGGCTTTGAGATCCACAACGGCCAGGTGGTGCCGGTGGACTGGGTGGCGGTGATATTTAACCCCTCTTTCCCGTACCGCCTGCTGCATATGTCGATAGCGGCGTTCCTGAGCAGCGCGTTTTTTGTCGGCGCGTCTGCCGCCTGGCATCTGCTGCGGGGTAACGATACGCCCGCGATTCGCCGCATGTTCTCCATGGCGCTGTGGATGGCGCTGATTGTCGCCCCCATTCAGGCGATGATTGGCGATATGCACGGGCTGAATACGCTTAAGCATCAGCCCGCCAAAATCGCGGCCATCGAAGGCCACTGGGAGAACCCGCCGGGCGAGGCGACGCCGCTGACGCTCTTCGGCATCCCTGATATGGACGAAGAACGCACCAAATACGCGCTGGAAGTGCCAAAACTCGGCAGCATTATCCTGACCCACAGCCTCGATAAACAGGTGCCGGCGCTTAAGGAGTTCCCGAAAGAAGATCGGCCGAACTCCACCATCGTGTTCTGGTCGTTCCGTATTATGGTGGCGATGGGGCTTTTGATGATTCTGCTTGGCGTGATTAGCGTCTGGCTGCGTTACAAGAACCGCCTCTACACCTCTCGCCCCTTCCACCACTTCGCGCTCTGGATGGGGCCTGCCGGGCTGATTGCCATTCTCGCGGGCTGGGTGACAACCGAAGTGGGCCGCCAGCCGTGGGTTGTGTACGGGCTGCAACGCACCCGCGACGCGGTCTCCGGCCACGGCGACCTGCAGATGAGCCTGAGCCTTATCGCCTTTATCGTGGTTTATACCTCGGTCTTCGGCGTCGGCTACAGCTATATGGTACGACTGATTAAAAAAGGGCCGCAGCCGCTGGATGATATGCCTTCCAGCACCGACGGCAGACCCGCGCGTCCGCTGTCGGCGGCTGGCGAATCTCTGGATAGCACAGAGGAGAAAGCGTAATGGGCATCGATCTCTCCATTATCTGGTTCGTGATTATCGTCTTCGCCACGCTGATGTATATCGTGATGGACGGCTTTGATCTCGGCATCGGCATTCTGTTTCCGTTTGTGCGTGACGGCCACGACCGCGATGTGATGGTTAACAGCGTGGCCCCGGTGTGGGACGGCAACGAAACCTGGCTGGTGCTGGGCGGTGCGGGCCTGTTCGGCGCGTTTCCGCTGGCCTATGCCGTTATCATCGACGCGCTGACCATTCCGCTGACGCTGATGCTGATTGGCCTTATCTTTCGCGGCGTGGCGTTTGAGTTCCGCTTTAAAGCGACGCCCGCCCACCGGCCCTTCTGGGATAAAGCGTTTCTGAGCGGCTCGATCCTGGCGACCTTCTGCCAGGGCGTGGTAGTGGGTGCCGTGATCAACGGCTTTAAAGTCACAGGCCGCACCTTCAGCGGTTCGGCGCTCGACTGGCTGACGCCGTTCAACCTTTTCTGCGGTGTTGGGCTGGTGGTGGCCTATGCGCTGCTCGGCGCAAGCTGGATTGTCATGAAAAGCGAAAACCAGCTGCACCACAATATGCGTCGCCTCGCGCGCTCGCTGCTGCTGGCGCTGTTGGCGGTGATCGTCATCATCAGCGCCTGGACACCGCTTGCGCATCAGGCCGTTTCCGATCGCTGGTTCACGCTGCCAAATCTCTGGTTCCTGCTGCCGGTGCCGGTACTGGTGGCGCTGTTCAGCCTCTGGCTGTGGCGTAAGCTTGCGGACACAGAGAGCCACACGCTGCCGTTCGTGCTGACGCTGGGGCTGATTTTCTTAGGGTTCAGCGGGCTTGGCATCAGCATCTGGCCTCACATCATTCCGCCTGATATCACGCTCTGGGAGGCCGCCGCGCCGCCCGCAAGCCAGGGCTTTATGCTGGTGGGCGCGCTGCTGATTATCCCGATCATTCTGGTCTACACCTTCTGGAGCTACTACGTGTTCCGCGGCAAAGTTCAGCATGGGGAGGGCTATCACTGATGGAACATCACGATTCGCCGCGCTGGAAAAAGCTGCTGTGGCTGGTGGTAATCTGGTCCGCGAGCGTTCTGGCGCTCGGCGCGGTCAGCATGGTGTTGCGCCTGCTGATGAGCGCCGCCGGGTTAAAAACCCACTAATCTTCTTTCAGGCCAGCCTTCGCGTTGGCCTTTTTCTTCCCCCACCGCGTTTAACTCCCATTTATTGAAAGTTGTCTGCACAGGCGATAGCATTAAACAATCCATCCAGACGGATTGTTAACTATGAGCAAAGCACATCATCGTTCAAAATCACCCGAGGCGCTGCGCCAGACGCTGCTGGAATGCGCCGCCGGGGTTATCGCCGAGCAAGGCCTGACGGGGCTGACGCAAGAGAAGGTCATTCGCCGCGCCGGGATCAGCAAAGGCGGTTTACAGCACCACTTCCCGACCCGCCAGGCACTGGTGGACGGCGTGATGGATCACCTTGAACAGGCGCTGCTGGAAGAGATCCAGACGCTGATGGCGCAGGATCCGAACCCGAACGGCCGCGCCACTCGCGCTTATATTCATGCGTGTGTCAGAAAAATGCCGGACAGTGAACAGGCAATGCACCGCGCGCTGATGACGGCGATTTTCGCCGACCCGGCGCTTCAGCAGCGCTGGGGCGTCTTTCTGCGGGACGCCCTGCCGCGCGACGACGACGAGCATGCCTCGCCGGACGTCGCTCGGCGTCGGCTGCTCTGCCGCATGACGGCAGATGGATTCTGGTTTGCCGCGCTCTGCGGCGACCATACGGTACCGCCTGACGATCGGGCGGCATTAATCGAAACTCTACTGGCAATGACGGAGTAACATCATGACCTGGCTGCTGCTCTCTGTGGCGATTGTGTGTGAAGTGATTGGCACGACATTTTTAAAGCTTTCTGAAGGCTTTACCCGTCTGCTGCCGACGCTGGTAACGGCGGTCTGTTACGGCATGGCGTTCTGGTGCTTAAGCGTCACCATGCGCACCATTCCGACCGGCATTATTTACGCCATCTGGTCTGGCGTTGGCGTCGTGCTGATTGGCGTGGTGGGCTGGATTTTTCTCGGCCAGAAGCTCGATCTGCCCGCCATGCTCGGCATGGGGCTGATTATCGCAGGCGTGCTCGTGATTAACCTCTTCTCTCACGCGGTCTCGCATTGATTTTCCGCCGGGCACACTTGCCCGGCCATCGTGTTTTCTTATTATTACCCCTTGCCAGTCCTGCTTTGTTGCTTTCTCGACCTAAGGATAATCCTAAGTCAGAAAATATATTTATATCACGCATAAAAATAAAGGCACAGTATTATTAAGACTATAAGCGCAGCGGCAAATAATAACTTTTTAAATTGCGCGCGACTATTTCCTGAAATGATAATCACCACAAGAAACAATTATCACGCCGCGCTTATTTTCATTCGAAATAGCGGTATGTATTTTTTTGTCATTTATATGGATGGGAAGCGGCATTTATAAAATATAAAAAGCGCGGCACATCGCACCGTGTATTCCTCCGCTACCTTATGCTCACCCTGGCTTTCAGGTATTTCATTCAACGAGGTTTATCATGGTGCAGCAATCAGCAGTGCTGGATAAAGTGACGCCTGCCCGGGACCGCCTGACGGTCCGGGAGAAATTAGGTTTCGGATTTGGTGATGCGGCCTGCAATATGAGCTGGGGGCCGGTAACCATGTTTTTAACCTGGTTTTATACCGATATATTTGGCTTAAACGCCGCCCTTATCGCCACAATGTTTTTAGTGGTGCGGCTGCTCGATGCGTTTATTGATCCGGTCATCGGCGCGCTGGCGGACCGCTACCCGACCCGCCACGGCCGTTTTCGCCCGTGGATCCTCTACGGCTGCGTGCCCTTTTGCGCCATCTGTATTTTCGCGTTTTATACGCCGGATTTAAGCACCGGCGCGAAAGAGATTTACGCCTTCGTCACCTATTTGCTGCTCTCGGTACTTTACAGCACCGTGAATATTCCTTACTGCTCGCTTGGCAGCGTGATCACCGCAAACCCGGTAGACCGCGTGGCTTGCCAGTCCTACCGCTTCACCATGGCCAACAGCGCCGTGCTGCTCTGCTCTCTGACGCTGCTGCCGCTGGTCGATTATCTGGGCGGCGGCAACCAGCAGAAAGGCTTTTTTATTACTAACGCGATGTTCTCGGTTATCGGCCTGTGCCTGTTTTTACTCTGCTTTTTTAATACCCGCGAGCGCATTATGCCGCAGCGCGAAAAGCAGGAAAATATCGTGCGTAATTTCCGCTCGGCCTTTAAAAATGACCAGTGGCTGATGGTCGTCGCCGGGATGTTTATTGGCTGTATTCCGGCGTTCGTTTGCGGCGGCGCGACTATCTATTTCACCAAATATTTAATGCATCTCGATAACACCATGACGACGCTGTTTATCAGTATTGGCGTGGTCGCCTGCGTGCTCGGTAATCTCGCGACGAGTTTCGTCACCCGTTATATTTGCAAAGTGAAACTGTATATCGCCGTGGGCTTTATTACGGCCGCTATTTCCGTCGGGATTTATTTTGTCGACCCGCAAAATGTGATGCTGATCTTTATTCTCAATACGCTGCGCGCGTGGATTGGCGCGATTACCGTTCCGGTATTCTGGTCGTTTATCGCCGATGCCGACGATTATGGCGAATGGAAACTTAAAAAACGCATGTCCGGTATTTACGCCTCCGGCAACCTGTTTGCGCTGAAAGTGAGCCTCGCCATCGGCGGTGCCATTACCGCGCTGGTGCTTTCCGCCACGCATTATGTTCCTGAAGCCACCGTGCAGGCACCCGCAACACAGCAGGCCATTATGATGCTGATTACCTTTATTCCGGCCATCGGCGGCGTACTGACCTCCACCATTTTCCTGTTTTATAAGCTCGACAAAAAGACGATGCAGAAAATTCAGGATGACCTGAGCGTCGGCAAATATGCCAGCGATACCGCCCTTCGTTAATAAGGAGACGTTATGACCACGCTTTCATTCACGCTCGATCCGCAGAACGTGATTTCCGCCATCGACCCGCGCCTGTTTGGCTCGTTCATTGAACATCTGGGCCGCGCGGTCTACACCGGCGTCTATGAGCCGGAGCACCCGCTCGCGGATGAGGACGGGTTTCGTAAGGATGTGATCGATCTCGTCAAAGGGCTGCACGTCACCACGGTGCGCTACCCCGGCGGCAATTATGTCTCCGGTTTTAACTGGCGCGACAGCATCGGCCCAAAAGCAGATCGCCCGGTGCGCCTCGACTATGCCTGGATAAGTAAAGAGACCAACCAGTTTGGCATTGATGAGTTTGCGCGCTGGTGCGAAAAAACCGGCGTCGAGCCGATGATCGCCGTGAACCTCGGTACCGGCACGCCGCAGGAGGCAGGTTATTTCGCCGAGTACTGCAACCACCCCGGCGGCACGACACTCAGCGATTTGCGCATTCAGCACGGACGCCGCGAGCCGTATAACTTCCGCCTGTGGTGTCTTGGCAATGAGATGGACGGGCCGTGGCAGACCGGGCAAATGAACGCCCGCGAGTATGCGCATAAGGCGCGTGAAACCGCGAAAATCCTGCGCTGTATCGACCCTCAGGCGCAGCTGGTGGCGTGCGGCAGCTCCAGCTCGGCGATGACCACATTCCCGGAGTGGGACCGCATCGTGCTGGAAGAGCTGTACGATTACGTCGATTTCATCTCCTGTCATCAGTATTACGAGAACGAAGGCAGCGAGACCGATTTTCTCGCCTCGTTCGTCAATATGGATAATTTCATCGAAACCATCGTCAGCACCGCCAATTACGCCAAAGCGGTGCGGCGCAGCAATAAAGAGATGATGATCTCCTTTGATGAGTGGAACGTCTGGTATCTGCGCGGCGATCCGTGGGACGCGCCGATGAAAGATCCGGCGAACCGCTTCCGTGAGGCACCGCCGCTGCTGGAAGACCGCTATTCGTTTCTCGACGCGCTGGTGATGGGCGGGCTGCTCTGCTCGCTGCTGAACCACGCCGACCGGGTGAAAATGGCGAGCCTGGCGCAGCTGGTGAATGTCATCGCGCCGATTTTCACGGAGCCTGGCAAAGGCGCGCTCTGCCAGACGCTTTACTGGCCGTTCGAGATGGTCGCGAGCGTCAGCGACGGCGTGGTGCTGCGCCACCAGCTGCCGGTGCCGACGTTTGCGAGCAAATATGGCGACGCCCGCAACGTTCAGTCGTCGGTGGTGTATAACGAGGCGCGCGGCGAAATTTATCTATTCGCCGTGAACTGCGATTTCACCACCGCTTATGAGCTTGATATCAACCTGCCCGCCTTCAGCGACTGCCGTCTGAAGGAACACAAAATACTGCGCAGCGACGACCTCTATGCGAAAAACACCTTCGACGATCCGAACCGCGTGCGCCCGGAGATTATCGATTACCCGCACGGCAGCCTGCGTGAAAACACACTCACGCTCGCGCCGCTGACCTGGAACCGTATCACGCTCTCGGTCGCCCGCGCGTAAAGGAGAACGCCCCGCGCCTCGCGCGTACGGAATAAAACCTCTGACAGGCCCGCACCGCCGTTTTTGGACGGCGGTAAGGCCGCCTTATGCCCAAAAACTGACAACAATAAGAGAGACACGATGAAAAAGATGATGGTACTGCCCTGTGTGTTCAGCCTGCTTGCGCCCTGCGCGATGGCGGAAATGAAAGTGACTACGCCGCAGGGCGATCTAAAATTCTACGGCGATGTGGAATTTAACGTCGACGCGGCGAGCCGCACCGGGCAGCTTACGTCGCTGCGCACCTCTGACGATAAAGACTGGAAACCGGGCGACCATGAAAAGTGGGACGTCAACGGCCGTATTCTGCTGGGCGTGGATGGCTACCGTGAGAAGAACGGCAATTTCGCCGGCTTCACGGTGCAGCCGCTCGCG
The genomic region above belongs to Cronobacter malonaticus LMG 23826 and contains:
- a CDS encoding TetR/AcrR family transcriptional regulator, which produces MSKAHHRSKSPEALRQTLLECAAGVIAEQGLTGLTQEKVIRRAGISKGGLQHHFPTRQALVDGVMDHLEQALLEEIQTLMAQDPNPNGRATRAYIHACVRKMPDSEQAMHRALMTAIFADPALQQRWGVFLRDALPRDDDEHASPDVARRRLLCRMTADGFWFAALCGDHTVPPDDRAALIETLLAMTE
- a CDS encoding DUF2474 domain-containing protein: MEHHDSPRWKKLLWLVVIWSASVLALGAVSMVLRLLMSAAGLKTH
- a CDS encoding alpha-N-arabinofuranosidase, translated to MTTLSFTLDPQNVISAIDPRLFGSFIEHLGRAVYTGVYEPEHPLADEDGFRKDVIDLVKGLHVTTVRYPGGNYVSGFNWRDSIGPKADRPVRLDYAWISKETNQFGIDEFARWCEKTGVEPMIAVNLGTGTPQEAGYFAEYCNHPGGTTLSDLRIQHGRREPYNFRLWCLGNEMDGPWQTGQMNAREYAHKARETAKILRCIDPQAQLVACGSSSSAMTTFPEWDRIVLEELYDYVDFISCHQYYENEGSETDFLASFVNMDNFIETIVSTANYAKAVRRSNKEMMISFDEWNVWYLRGDPWDAPMKDPANRFREAPPLLEDRYSFLDALVMGGLLCSLLNHADRVKMASLAQLVNVIAPIFTEPGKGALCQTLYWPFEMVASVSDGVVLRHQLPVPTFASKYGDARNVQSSVVYNEARGEIYLFAVNCDFTTAYELDINLPAFSDCRLKEHKILRSDDLYAKNTFDDPNRVRPEIIDYPHGSLRENTLTLAPLTWNRITLSVARA
- a CDS encoding SMR family transporter codes for the protein MTWLLLSVAIVCEVIGTTFLKLSEGFTRLLPTLVTAVCYGMAFWCLSVTMRTIPTGIIYAIWSGVGVVLIGVVGWIFLGQKLDLPAMLGMGLIIAGVLVINLFSHAVSH
- the cydB gene encoding cytochrome d ubiquinol oxidase subunit II, with the translated sequence MGIDLSIIWFVIIVFATLMYIVMDGFDLGIGILFPFVRDGHDRDVMVNSVAPVWDGNETWLVLGGAGLFGAFPLAYAVIIDALTIPLTLMLIGLIFRGVAFEFRFKATPAHRPFWDKAFLSGSILATFCQGVVVGAVINGFKVTGRTFSGSALDWLTPFNLFCGVGLVVAYALLGASWIVMKSENQLHHNMRRLARSLLLALLAVIVIISAWTPLAHQAVSDRWFTLPNLWFLLPVPVLVALFSLWLWRKLADTESHTLPFVLTLGLIFLGFSGLGISIWPHIIPPDITLWEAAAPPASQGFMLVGALLIIPIILVYTFWSYYVFRGKVQHGEGYH
- a CDS encoding cytochrome ubiquinol oxidase subunit I, with the translated sequence MFGLDAFHLARIQFAFTVSFHIIFPAITIGLASYLAVLEGLWVKTKNPVWRSLYHFWSKIFAVNFGMGVVSGLVMAYQFGTNWSGFSQFAGSITGPLLTYEVLTAFFLEAGFLGVMLFGWNKVGPGLHFFSTCMVALGTLISTFWILASNSWMHTPQGFEIHNGQVVPVDWVAVIFNPSFPYRLLHMSIAAFLSSAFFVGASAAWHLLRGNDTPAIRRMFSMALWMALIVAPIQAMIGDMHGLNTLKHQPAKIAAIEGHWENPPGEATPLTLFGIPDMDEERTKYALEVPKLGSIILTHSLDKQVPALKEFPKEDRPNSTIVFWSFRIMVAMGLLMILLGVISVWLRYKNRLYTSRPFHHFALWMGPAGLIAILAGWVTTEVGRQPWVVYGLQRTRDAVSGHGDLQMSLSLIAFIVVYTSVFGVGYSYMVRLIKKGPQPLDDMPSSTDGRPARPLSAAGESLDSTEEKA
- a CDS encoding PLP-dependent aminotransferase family protein is translated as MKKYQRLAQQITDQIALGVWHPGDRLPSLREQVVSSGMSFMTVSHAYQTLESQGIIVARPQSGYYVAPKPTPRAPQALEQVTRDEQVDINTYIFDVLQASTDAAVVPFGSAFPDPRLFPLAQLNRSLSSVSRSANAMSVIENLPPGNEALRHAIARRYAMQGMNVSPDEIVITAGALEALNLSLQAVTEPGDWVIVENPCFYGALQALERLRLKALSVATDAVNGIDLAALEKALQEYPVKACWLMSNAQNPLGFTLSAQKKQQLMALLSRYNVVLIEDDVYSELYYGREKPLPVKAWDDQGLTLHCSSFSKCLVAGFRIGWVAAGRHAQRIQQLQLMSTLSTSSPMQMALVDYLATRRYDTHLRRLRRVLAERKQAAWQSLRRHFPQAVKIHRSESGYFLWIELPAALDAGKLHEQALAHQISIAPGKMFTTSARWHNYFRFNASWAWGEREEQAVRTLARLIREAMAKAPQ
- a CDS encoding glycoside-pentoside-hexuronide (GPH):cation symporter, whose protein sequence is MVQQSAVLDKVTPARDRLTVREKLGFGFGDAACNMSWGPVTMFLTWFYTDIFGLNAALIATMFLVVRLLDAFIDPVIGALADRYPTRHGRFRPWILYGCVPFCAICIFAFYTPDLSTGAKEIYAFVTYLLLSVLYSTVNIPYCSLGSVITANPVDRVACQSYRFTMANSAVLLCSLTLLPLVDYLGGGNQQKGFFITNAMFSVIGLCLFLLCFFNTRERIMPQREKQENIVRNFRSAFKNDQWLMVVAGMFIGCIPAFVCGGATIYFTKYLMHLDNTMTTLFISIGVVACVLGNLATSFVTRYICKVKLYIAVGFITAAISVGIYFVDPQNVMLIFILNTLRAWIGAITVPVFWSFIADADDYGEWKLKKRMSGIYASGNLFALKVSLAIGGAITALVLSATHYVPEATVQAPATQQAIMMLITFIPAIGGVLTSTIFLFYKLDKKTMQKIQDDLSVGKYASDTALR